Within the Maribacter sp. BPC-D8 genome, the region TCGGCTTTTGAGGTCGTAAATAAGTTCTCATATGATGACTTGCGTAAAGTATTGTTCGAGTACGGCGATATTAGAAACGCGAATGCCATGGCAAAAGTAATTGTTGCCAGTAGAGAAGAAGAGCAGATACAAACAACCGATGCGCTGAAAACAGTGTTGAAGCAGTTTTTGCCAGAACATAGGCAGCATAAAATATTGGCACAGATATACCAAGCGATTCGCATAGAGGTGAATCAAGAGATAGAAGTGATCAAAGAGTTTTTGGAGCAGGCTCCAGAATTATTGAATGAAAAAGGAAGGCTAAGTGTTATTAGCTACCACTCTTTAGAAGATAGGCTTGTAAAAAGATTTATAAGAGCAGGTCAGTTTGACGGAGAGCCAGAAAAAGATTTTTACGGCAATATAGATGTACCGTTAAAAAAGGTTGGTGGGTTGATCGTGCCAACAAGAGAAGAGATAAAATTAAATAACAGAGCACGTAGTGCAAAATTAAGAATAGCAGAGCGTAATGGCGAAAAATAAAGTGAAAACGGGTGTATTAGACCTATTAAAGGGTAAGTTTTTGGTGAGCGGTGACGCCCCTAAAAATTGGCTGTTTATTATTTTCATTTCATTTTTGGCAACGGTAATGATCAGTAGCTCTCATAGCGCCGATCAAAAAGTACACCGTATCGCTTTATTAAATGAAGAAGTAAAAGAATTGCGTAACGAGTTCGTAGATATGCGATCAGATGTACAGCAGCTAAAATTAGAATCGAGCATTACCGGTAAAATATCGGAAAAAGGACTGTTTCCTTCAGAGAATCCCCCGCAGAAAATTAAGGTGAAATCTTTAAAAGAGGAGGAATAATGGCGGCAACAGATAAAAGCATATTAAAAAGGCTCTATATAGTAGCAGGTTTCATGGTACTCTTTGCGGGTGCAGTGTTATTTAAGCTGGTTTCTATACAAGTAGTAGATGGCGAAAAGTACCAGGCATTGGCAGATACACGTACCGAGCGTATGTTTACTATTGAGCCAAATAGAGGTAATCTATATTCTGACGATGGTAGCCTTTTGGCAACTTCAGTATCTAAATACACCATTCGTTTTGATGCCGTAACCGTTAGCAGCGAAGATTTTAAAGCAAATGTAAAACCATTGGCAGATGCCTTGGCTAAGAATTTCGGTAAAACATCTTCTCACTATCAGCAGGTTTTAAGAAAAGCACGTGAGAATAAAAATAGATATGCATTGCTTGTGCGTAACCTAGATTATTCTGAATACATGGCGGTAAAGAAATTTCCGCTTTTGAATAAGGGGGCGTATAAGGGCGGACTCATTATTGAGCAGCATACCAAAAGAGAGCATCCGTTAGGTAAAATTGCCGAGCGTAGTGTAGGGTATGAGCGTGTAGATGAAAACGGATATTATACCCGTGTGGGTATGGAAGGTGCTTTTGGGGAATACCTAAGAGGAATTTCTGGAAAGCGCTTAAAGCAAAAAATAGCAAAAGGACAGTGGAAGCCTATCGGTAACGATAATATCATTGAGCCAAAAGATGGCTACGATGTGTATTCGACCATTGACATTAATATACAAGATATAGCGCACCATGCTTTATTAGGTCAGTTAGAGAAATACCAAGCAGACCACGGTACGGTAATCGTAATGGAAGTGAAAACCGGTGAGGTAAAAGCGATATCGAATTTGGGTCAGACGACCGATGGAAAATATTACGAGCGTTTAAATTATGCTATAGGTGAGTCTCACGAGCCAGGTTCAACATTTAAGTTGGTGAATTTAGTAGCAGCATTAGAAGATAAGGTGATTGATACCAGTTCTGTAATCGATACGGAGAAAGGCTCTTGGAAATTATATAAGCATACCATTAGAGATACCAAGCGTGGTGGTCATGGAAAAATTACCATGTCTACGGCTTTTGAAGTATCGTCGAATGTGGCATTTGCAAAAATGATACATGAAGGGTATAAGAACGATCCAGAAAAATACGTGAACCGATTAATGAGCATGGGTATTCATAAAGAATTAGGACTTCCGGTTGTTGGTGAAGGTAAACCAGTGCTGCGTTACCCAGGTGATAAAGGTTGGTCAGGGCTTTCTTTGGCACAAATGGCTTATGGTTATGAAGTATCTATGACGCCGCTACAAACATTGGCATTTTATAATGCTATTGCGAACGATGGCGAAATGGTAAAGCCACGATTGTTGAAAGAAGTTAAAGAGTGGAACAAGACAATTGAGAAGTTTGAAAAGAAAGTATTGAACCCTGCAATTTGCTCACAATCTACGGTAAAGAAAGTACAGCAGATATTAAAGAATGTAGTAGAGAAAGATCACGGTACAGGTCACCGTATGTATTCTAAGAATTTTTCTATGGCAGGAAAAACAGGGACTACGCAGACCAATTATGTGTCTAAAGATAAATCGAAGTACGAGTACATTTCTTCGTTCGCAGGATATTTTCCGGCAGACAATCCGAAATACTCTTGTATCGTAGTGATCCATAAGCCAGACAAAAGTGTTGGGTATTATGGTGCAGATGTATCTGGTCCGGTATTTAAATCTGTAGCACAAAAAGTATATGCAACATCGCCGTTAACAAGTGAGGTAGATGTAAAAAATGTGTTGATCGCCAAAAATGAAGATTCGCACCAAGGATATTACAAAGCAGCGCAGCAGAAATATTCATCAATGCCAAATGTAAAAGGGATGTGCGGTATGGATGCCGTAGCCATTCTTGAGAATTTAGGAATTGAAGTAGAAGTAAAAGGAAACGGAAAGGTGAAGAACCAATCTATCAACAAAGGCACCGATTTAAAATCAGTGAAGAAAATAGTATTAGAATTAATATGATGCATTTAAAGGACATATTATATGGAGTGCGTATTACTGCTGTTAGCGGTACTACCTCTTGTGATATAGCATCAGTTTGTTTTGATTCTCGCGAGGTTCAAAAAGGTGATGCCTTTGTAGCGATTAAAGGAACTTTGACCGATGGTCATAAATATATAGATCAAGTTGTAGCTGCAGGTGCAAGAGCAATTGTTTGTGAGCAATTACCGGCAGACATGATTGATGATGTTACCTATGTACAGGTAGAAAGTGGTAATCAAGCATTGGCTTTGATGGCTTCTAACTACTACGGTACACCATCTAAGAATTTAAAACTAGTAGGTGTTACGGGTACAAATGGTAAAACCACGGTATCTAGTTTATTATATCAGTTATTCAAAAAAGCAGGGTATAAAGTGGGCTTGTTATCAACCATTAAAATTATGGTCGATGAAACTGAATTTCCAACAAAGCATACCACTCCCGATGCATTGGTGATCAACAAGCATTTAAAGTTGATGAACGATGCCGGTGTAGAGTTTTGCTTTATGGAAGTAAGTTCTCATGGTATTCATCAGAAAAGAACAGAAGGCTTGGTATTTGAAGGCGCGATTTTTACGAATCTGTCTCACGATCACCTAGACTACCATAAAACATTTGCAGAATATCGCGATACCAAAAAAATACTGTTTGATCAGTTGCCAAAAACGGCATTTGCATTAACCAATGTAGATGATAAGAACGGCTTGGTAATGTTGCAGAATACAAAGGCTAGAAAAGCAAGCTACGCCTTAAAGAATTATGCAGATTACAGAGCACAGATATTAGAAAATCAGTTCGACGGACAGTTGTTGAAAATCAATGACCATGAACTTTGGACGAAATTAATAGGTCATTTCAATGCATATAATATGTTGGCGATTTACGCGACAGCAGATTTATTAGGATTGGAGCAATTAGAAACCCTGCGCTTATTGAGCGAGTTGGAAAATGTAGATGGAAGGTTTCAGTATTACATATCAAAGAAAAAAATTACGGCAATAGTTGATTATGCCCATACGCCGGACGCCCTTAAAAATGTGCTTGAGACAATCAACACGTTGAGAACTGGAAATGAAAACGTCATCACCGTTGTGGGGTGTGGTGGCGATAGAGACAGATCAAAGCGTCCGGTAATGGGTAATATCGCATCAGAGATGAGTAACAAGACCATTTTCACCTCTGATAACCCGAGAACGGAGTCGCCAACTGAAATTATTTCAGAAATGGAGGCAGGAGTAGAACCACAGAATGTCAAAAAGATTTTATCCATCGAGAATAGAGAGCAGGCGATTAAAACAGCTTGTCAACTAGCAGATGACAACGATATCATATTAGTAGCCGGTAAAGGTCATGAGACCTACCAAGAAACCAACGGAGTACGTATAGATTTCGATGATTTTAAAATAGTAAAAGAGCTCTTAAACAGCTTAGAAAAATAACCAAGGCTTAGTAGCAAAGAATACAGATTATATGTTAACCTACCTGTTCGAATATTTAGAAAAACAATACCAGTTGCCTGGAGCTTCGCTGTTTCAGTTCAGCACTTTCCGTGCGGCAATGGCTATACTGTTTTCATTAATGATTGCGACGATTTACGGTAAGCGTGTTATTCTTTTTCTTCAAAAGCAACAAGTAGGGGAAACCATTCGCGATTTAGGTCTTGATGGTCAAAAGCAAAAAGCAGGTACGCCAACAATGGGTGGGGTAATTATAATCATGTCCACCTTGATACCAGTATTGCTTTTCGCAAGATTAGAGAACATATATATCATACTGTTGATATTCACCATGCTGTGGATGGGAGCAATCGGATTCTTAGATGATTACATTAAAGTATTCAAAAAGAATAAAGAAGGATTAAAAGGACGTTTCAAGGTATTGGGTCAAGTAGTATTAGGCTTAATCGTAGGTGCAGTACTTTATTTTCACCCACAGGTAACAATGCGTGATCATGATAAAACAATTATTACGCAAGATTACACTGTTGAGCAGGTAAAAGGAGCAGAGATTAAGTCAACCATGACAACGGTTCCTTTCTTTAAAAATAATGAGTTTGATTATGAAAGTCTAATATCATGGGCAGGCGATGATGCAAAAGAATATGCTTGGTTGTTATTTATACCGGTAATTATTTTGATAGTAACTGCGGTATCTAACGGAGCAAATTTAACAGATGGTATCGATGGTCTCGCGGCAGGTACATCGGCAATAATAGTATTTACGCTGGGCATTTTTGCCTTGGTATCTGGTAATATCATATTCTCTGATTATTTGGATATCATGTATATACCACGAGTAGGTGAGTTGCTGGTATTCATTACCGCTTTTGCAGGAGCATTGATCGGATTCTTATGGTATAATGCCTTCCCGGCACAAGTGTTTATGGGCGATACGGGTAGTTTAACTATCGGTGGCGTAATTGCTGTAATCGCAATTATAGTACGTAAAGAATTATTAATACCTGTGTTATGCGGAATCTTCTTTGCAGAGTCGCTTTCAGTGATGATACAAGTAGGGTATTTCAAATACACAAAGAAAAAATTTGGTGAAGGTCGACGTATATTTTTAATGTCCCCATTACATCACCACTACCAAAAAATGGGATACCACGAGAGTAAGATCGTAACCCGTTTTTGGATTGTAGGTATACTATTGGCAATTGTAACTGTAGTGACCTTAAAAATTAGATAATGGCATTACTGGTAGTTCTTGGAGGAGGAGAAAGTGGAGTAGGAACAGCCATTTTAGGATTAAAGAAAGGATACGATGTATTTGTATCTGATAAAGGAATAATTAAAGAGAAGTATAAAAACGTTCTTGAACATTTTGGAATTGATTGGGAAGAAGAACAGCATTCTGAAGACCGCATACTAAAAGCCGATTTGGTAATGAAGAGTCCGGGTATACCAGACAAAGTACCCTTGGTAAAGCAGTTGGTGTCGAAAGGTATTCCAGTAATATCAGAGATAGAATTTGCATCAAAATACACCGATGCAAAAATTATTGGTATTACGGGAAGCAACGGAAAAACGACAACGACCATGCTAACCAGCCACATTCTGGCAAATGCCGGATTGAAAGTGGGTATGGCAGGAAATATTGGTGATAGTTATGCGAAAATGGTTGCAGAGAATGATTTTGAGTATTACGTACTTGAGATTAGCAGTTTTCAATTAGACGGCATAGTAGATTTTAAACCACACATTGCCGTGATTACGAATATTACACCAGATCATTTAGATCGGTATGAGTATGAGTTTGAAAACTATATCGCATCTAAATTCAGAATTGCAGAAAACCAAGACGAAAACGATTATTTGATTTATGATGCAGATGATACAGTTTTGGTAGAATGGCTGAACAAGCACCCAGTTAAATCAAAATTAATGCCCTTTTCATTGAATAAAGTATTTGAACAAGGCGCATTTATAGAACAAAACGAGATAATAATAAAAACAACAACAGACACTATTAGCATGATTAAAGACACTTTGGCCTTAGAAGGTCAGCACAATGTAAAGAACACAATGGCAGCGGCAACAATTGCAAAATTAGTTGGTATCCGTAAGGAAACGATAAGAGCCTGTGTTTCTAATTTTCAAGGGGCTCCCCACCGTTTGGAGAAGGTGTTGAAAATACATCATGTAGAATATATCAATGACTCAAAGGCAACGAATGTAAACGCTGCTTATTACGCATTAGATAGCATGAAAACACCTACTGTATGGATTGTAGGTGGTGTAGATAAGGGCAATGAGTACATGGAGTTAATGCCATTGGTACGAGAAAAAGTAAAAGCAATTATTTGCTTAGGTGAGAATAATGAAAAGATAAAGCATGTATTCGGTAATGCTGTGGATCTATTAGTAGAAACATATGCAATGGAAGAAGCGGTGAAAGTAGCTTATAAGATTGCAGAACGTGGCGATACGGTTTTGTTATCACCGGCATGTGCAAGTTTCGATTTGTTTAAGAATTATGAGGATCGCGGAGATCAATTTAAGAACTGTGTAAAGAACCTATAGGGTGTTGAATATATTTCAAAATATAAAAGGAGATAAAGCTATTTGGGCCATTGCGGCACTCTTGGCCTTATTTTCATTTCTGCCAGTATATAGTGCCAGTAGTAACTTGGTGTATGTAGTAGGTAGTGGTACGCCAGTTGGTCATTTGGTAAAACATGCCATACTGTTGTTTTTAGGCTTTGGAATTATTTATGGGGTACATAAAATACCTACACACTTCTTTAAGGGGCTTTCAATGATTGCACTGCCTATAGTGTTGGTCTTGCTCATATTCGTATTGGCACAAGGCACCTCAAGTGGTGGTACTAACGATAGTCGTTGGATACGCTTACCATTGGTAGGTTTCGGTTTTCAGCCTTCTAACTTGGCAGCAGTAGTATTAATGATATATGTAGCGCGTTATTTCTCAAAAGTTAGAGATATAAAAATAACATTTAAAGACAGCATATTGCCTTTATGGCTTCCGGTTTTCTTAGTAGTAGCACTTATTTTACCAGCGAACTTTTCAACGGCAGCAATCGTTTTTTCAATGGTTATGGTATTGTGTTTTTTAGGAGGATATCCTATGAAATACTTATTTGGCATTGTTGGAGCGGGTATGTTGTTTTTGACCATGTTCGTATTAACGGCAAAAGCTTTCCCAGATTTATTCCCGAATAGGGTAGATACGTGGATGAGCCGTATAGATAGTTTCTCAAACCCTGAGGATACCGAAGGCTCCTATCAAATAGAAAGAGCAAAAATAGCAATAGCTACTGGCGGAGTAATGGGTAAAGGAGCTGGAAAAAGTGTACAGAAGAACTTTTTGCCACAGAGTTCATCAGATTTTATCTATGCGATTATAGTGGAAGAATATGGTTTGATAGGAGGATTTATTCTCATGTTATTTTACTTGTTTCTCTTGTTTAGAATAGTGGTGGTTGCCAATGGTTGTGCATCGGTCTTTAGTAAGTTATTGGTGCTAGGTGTTGGTTTGCCCATTGTGTTTCAAGCGTTGATCAATATGGCAGTAGCGGTGGAGTTGTTTCCGGTAACAGGTCAGAACTTACCATTGATCAGTAGTGGAGGTACTTCTAGTTGGATGACCTGTTTGGCGATAGGTATAATTTTAAGTGCAAGTAATAAAAGTATAGCTCAGGAGAGTGCTTCTGGCAACGATATTGATATGGATGAAACGAACCCTTTAGAGATTTTAAGTGGGCAGTTATAAGTTTATTCTATCAGGAGGAGGTACTGGCGGACATATTTATCCGGCGATAGCCATAGCGAACGAATTGAAAAGGAGACATCCTGATGCAGAATTTTTGTTCGTTGGTGCGAAGGATAGAATGGAGATGGAGAAAGTACCACAAGCAGGGTACAAAATAGAAGGATTGTGGATTACAGGAATTCAGCGCAAACTGACCCTTAAAAATCTACTATTTCCAATAAAATTGATAAGTAGTTTAATGAGAGCAAATAGCATCGTATCGAAGTTTAAGCCACACGCCGTAATTGGTACGGGTGGTTTTGCTAGTGGTCCGTTGTTAAAAATGGCAACCGTAAAAGGAATACCATGTGTGTTGCAAGAACAAAATTCTTTTGCAGGCATTACTAATAAACTATTAAAAGATAAAGTGAAGAAAATCTGTGTGGCATATGATGGCATGGAGCGATTTTTTCCGAAAGATAAAATTGTAAAAACAGGTAATCCTGTACGTTCAGATTTGGTAGAATTGAAAGCTACTAAAGATGAAGCTTTACAGTATTTTGAATTGAAAGCCGATAAGAAAACACTTTTAGTATTAGGTGGAAGTTTAGGGGCAAGACGCATCAATCAATTGGTAGCGGATCATTTAGAATATTTTAAAGCATTAGGCTTACAAGTAATATGGCAATGTGGTAAAGGGTATTATGAAACCTACAAATCACATCAGTCAGAGAACATTAAAGTGCATGCTTTTTTAAACTCGATGGATAAAGCTTATGTAGCAGCAGATTTCATTATTTCAAGAGCAGGTGCAGGTGCGGTATCAGAATTGTGTTTGGTTGGGAAACCAACATTCTTTATTCCTTCGCCAGTTGTGGCAGAAGATCACCAGACCATGAATGCATTGTCGTTGGTTGGGCATGAAGCCGCAATTATGATTAGAGAAAAAGAGCTTGATGCGAAATTTAAAACGGAGTTTGAATCGGTATTTAAATCCGTAGAAAAGCAACAAGAATTATCAAAGAATATTAAGTCATTGGCGTTACCAAATGCCACTGCTGATATCTGTGATGAAATAGAAAAATTGATAAAATAAAATGAACGTAACGCAAATACATAAGGTGTATTTTATTGGCATAGGGGGCATAGGTATGTCTGCTTTGGCGCGTTATTTTGCGTTTATAAATAAGGCGGTTGCTGGGTATGACAAAACCGAGAGTCCGCTAACGAAAGAATTGGCAAGTTCAGGTATTGATATTCATTATACAGATGATATTGATGCTGTGCCGCAAGAATATAAGAATGACCCAGAGCATACCTTGGTAGTGTATACGCCAGCAGTACCTGCTTCTCATTCTGAGTATCAGTATTTTTTAAATAATGGATTCACGATTAAGAAACGTTCAGAGGTACTTGGTTTGATAACCAAAGACTCTTTTTGTTTAGCAGTTGCCGGTACGCATGGTAAAACAACAACCTCTAGTATTTTGGCACATTTGTTAAAAGAAACAGGAGTTAAAATGACGGCGTTCTTAGGCGGAATTTCAGAAGATTTCAATAGTAATTTCCTGTTAGAAGGAACGGAGTATTCGGTGGTAGAAGCAGATGAATTTGATCGTTCATTTATGCAGTTGACACCAAATGTAGCCTGTGTTACGTCAATGGATGCTGATCACCTTGATATTTATGGTGATGCGCAAGAATTGGAAAGAACATTTGTAGATTTTACCAGACGCTTAAAACCAGGCGGTAAATTATTTGTTCGAAATGGTTTGCCTTTAGAAGGGTTGACCTATGGTATAGAAGACGATTCGGATTATTGCATCCGGAACATAAAAATAGAACATGGCACCTACATATTCGATTTGGAGACCCCTGACCTCAAACTAGAAGGGGTTGAATTTAACAAACCTGGGCGACATAATTTGTTGAACGGTTTGGTAGCTTTCGCAATGGCGATGCAAGCAGGTTCCCCGCCGCATCGCCTTGCAGAGGCATTAGCAACATTTAAAGGAGTGCAAAGGCGATTTTCGTATCAGATTAAAAGTGATGATTTCATTTTTATTGATGATTATGCACATCACCCTACTGAAATCAATGCTGTTTTTGAAGCAGTTGCAGAAATGCATCCGAATAAAAAGGTATTGGCAATTTTTCAGCCGCACTTGTTTTCAAGAACACGTGATTTTGCAGATGAGTTCGCAAAAAGCTTATCGCAATTCGAGAATATGTTGTTGTTAGATATCTATCCGGCTAGAGAAGAACCACTTGAAGGGGTAACGGCAGAATGGTTGTTGGGTAAGGTGACAAGTAGTAATAAAAAATTAATTTCAAAAGAACAAATCGTTTCTGAGATAAAAAAACAAGATCCTGAAGTTTTACTAACAATGGGAGCTGGAGATATAGGTTTAGAAGTTGTGAAAATAAAAAAAGAGATGTCGTATGCAGGTTAATTGGAATTTTATAAAGTTGGCTGCTTTGATTCTGGTAATCATGGGGTTATATGCTTTTTCGAATGAGCGTAATAGCACCAAGAATGTTACGGGAATGAAGGTAGAATTCGTTGGGGAGCAAAATTTGTACCTCACCGAAGGAACGGTTAATAAATTGTTAATACAAAATTACGGTAGCCTTGATAATGTGCCTAAAGAAAATATAGTTTTGAATACTGTAGAAAAGGCCCTTGAGGCCAATGAAATGGTAAAAAGTGCACAAGTCTATCTAACAATAGATGGTGAGCTGACGTCGAGAATTGTTCAACGTAAGCCAATAGGACGTATTGAGGGGGATTCAAAATTCTATTTGGACGATGAAGGAAAGAGAATGCCTCTTTCAAATAATCATTCAGCAAGAGTTCCCATTATAACGGGCAATATCAGTGGTAAAAGCCTTGAAGATGTCTATGTCATTTTGGAACATATAAATATGGACGATTTTTTTCGTGAATCTGTTATTGGTATTCACATTAAAGGAGAAGAAGAATATCAGTTACGATTAAGGCTTAACAATTTTGTTGTGAACATAGGCGGTATTGAAGATTTAGAGGCCAAGTTTAGCAATTTTAAGGCATTTTATGCCAAAGCGAACAAGGATGAAACCTTGGAGGATTATGCAGAAGTAAGTTTAGAATTCAATAACCAGGTGGTGTGCACTAAAATATAATTAAAATGGAACAAACTAAATATTCAGTCGGTTTAGACATTGGAACAACGAAAATCGTTGCCATAATCGGAAAGCAAAACGAGTATGGTAAAATTGAGATTTTGGGTATCGGTAAGTCCAAAAGTTTAGGTGTACACAGAGGTGTGGTAAATAATATTACCCAAACGATAAAATCTATTCAGCAGGCGGTTGAAGAGGCAGAAGCAAATTCTGGTCTTAAAATTGGTTCTGTTGTTGTTGGTATCGCCGGTCAGCATATTAGAAGTTTACAGCACAGCGATTACATTACCAGAAAAGATTCTGAGGAAGTAATCGGTGACGAAGATGTAGACTTACTATGTAATCAAGTGCACAAATTGATTATGCTACCGGGTGAAGAGATTATTCATGTTTTACCACAAGAATACAAAGTTGATGGTCAAGCTGAAATACGCGAGCCTGTTGGTATGTATGGAGGTAGGCTAGAAGCTAACTTTCATGTAGTAGTTGGTCAAGTTGTTTCTATAAAGAATGTAGGTCGTTGCATTAAAAGTGCAGGATTAGATTTAGGAAATATAACACTAGAGCCACTAGCGTCATCTGATGCAGTATTAAGTCAAGAAGAAAAAGAAGCAGGTGTAGCACTAATCGATATAGGTGGTGGTACAACTGATCTGGCTATTTTTAAAGATGGTATCATTAGACATACGGCAGTAATACCTTTCGGTGGTGGAGTCATTACAGAAGATATTAAAGAAGGATGTTCGATTATAGAAAAACAGGCAGAGTTGTTGAAAACCAGATTTGGTTCAGCATGGCCGGGAGAGAACAGAGATAACGAAATTGTATCTATACCAGGTTTACGTGGTAGAGAGCCAAAAGAAATCTCTTTGAAAAATCTTTCTAAAATAATTCATGCACGTGTAGTTGAGATTATCGAGCAAGTATATGTAGAAATCAAAAACTACGGTCACGAAGAACAAAAGAAGAAATTGATTGCAGGTATCGTGTTAACAGGTGGTGGAAGCCAACTAAAACATTTAAAGCAATTAGTAGAATATATAACAGGTATGGATACTCGTATCGGGTACCCTAACGAACACCTAGCAGGCGATTCTGATGAAGAAGTTGCTAGTCCGTTATACGCAACAGCTGTTGGACTTTTAATGAATGCCATTAAAAATCAGGAGAAGTTGAAATTAACGCAAGAAGAAATTTTACAAGAACAAGAACTTGAGCAGGAAGAAGAAGAGTTGGTATATGCTGAACGAGATACCGAAGCAGTAGCACGCCCAAACCTGCATAAAGAAAGAAAATCTGTTTTTGATAAGTGGTCTGAAAAATTGAAAGAATTTTTAGATAACGCAGAGTAATAAGCATAGCACAAGAGAATACATAACCAGTAATAATTAGAATATGAGTAAGAACAGCGAATTTGATAATATCTCCTTTGATCTACCAAAGAATCAAAGCAACGTTATAAAAGTCATTGGTGTAGGTGGCGGTGGTAGCAATGCCATTAATCACATGTTCCAAGCAGGAATTAACGGAGTTGATTTTGTGATCTGTAATACAGATTCTCAGGCTTTAGACAATAGTCCGGTGCCAAACAAAATACAATTAGGCATTTCATTAACTGAAGGTTTGGGTGCTGGTGCCAATCCTGAAGTAGGTGAACAAGCTGCCATGGAAAGTATGGAAGAGATTAAAAGTATGTTGGATACAACTACTAAAATGATCTTCATTACTGCAGGTATGGGTGGGGGAACAGGAACTGGTGCTGCTCCCGTAATTGCCAAGTTTGCAAAAGAAATGGATGTTCTTACTGTTGGTATCGTTACTATGCCGTTTCAATTCGAAGGTAAAATGCGAGTTGAACAAGCACAACGTGGTATTGAAAAATTACGCAATAATGTCGATTCGCTGATCGTCATTAATAACAATAAATTAAGAGAAGTATACGGAAACCTAGGTTTCAAAGCTGGTTTCTCTAAAGCTGATGAAGTATTAGCAACTGCTGCTAGAGGTATTGCAGAAGTTATTACACATCACTATACACAAAACATAGATTTACGTGATGCTAAAACAGTACTATCTAATAGTGGTACTGCTATTATGGGTTCTGCTATTTCATCTGGTTCTGCAAGAGCTAATGAGGCAATCATGAAAGCATTAGATTCTCCGTTATTGAATGACAACAAAATTCAAGGAGCTAAAAATGTATTGTTATTGATTGTTTCTGGTGCACAAGAAATTACTATCGATGAGATTGGAGAAATCAATGATCATATTCAGATTGAGGCAGGATACGGAGCAAACATCATTATGGGTGTTGGTGAAGATGAGAGCTTAGGCGAAGCTATTGCTGTAACGGTAATTGCTACAGGTTTTAATATTGAGCAACAAGATGATATTGTAAATACTGAGTCAAAGAAGATCATACATACTTTGGAGGAAGGACAACGTGCAGAGGCAATGTTGTTATCGAACCAAAAAACGGTCCATACTTTAGAAATGGACGATGAGGAAGAGGAGGTAAAACAAGTTAAACCCGTAAAAAAGTATGAGTTCGTTGAGGAAGAAGATTTTGATTTGATACCTACAACGAACTATATTAAAAATTTCAATGTTTTTTACGAGGAAGTATTAGCGGAGAACGTTTCAGAAGAAGATTTTGTTATCGTAGATGCACCTTCATCTTTTAGAGATATTGAAGTAG harbors:
- the rsmH gene encoding 16S rRNA (cytosine(1402)-N(4))-methyltransferase RsmH; translated protein: MYHNPVLLKESVDGLNIKEDGIYVDVTFGGGGHSKEILKRLGKEGRLYAFDQDEDAQANTLGDPRFTLIAENFRYITQFLKFYGIKKVDGILADYGVSSHQFDQAERGFSTRFDADLDMRMSKRNTLSAFEVVNKFSYDDLRKVLFEYGDIRNANAMAKVIVASREEEQIQTTDALKTVLKQFLPEHRQHKILAQIYQAIRIEVNQEIEVIKEFLEQAPELLNEKGRLSVISYHSLEDRLVKRFIRAGQFDGEPEKDFYGNIDVPLKKVGGLIVPTREEIKLNNRARSAKLRIAERNGEK
- a CDS encoding FtsL-like putative cell division protein; its protein translation is MAKNKVKTGVLDLLKGKFLVSGDAPKNWLFIIFISFLATVMISSSHSADQKVHRIALLNEEVKELRNEFVDMRSDVQQLKLESSITGKISEKGLFPSENPPQKIKVKSLKEEE
- a CDS encoding penicillin-binding protein, encoding MAATDKSILKRLYIVAGFMVLFAGAVLFKLVSIQVVDGEKYQALADTRTERMFTIEPNRGNLYSDDGSLLATSVSKYTIRFDAVTVSSEDFKANVKPLADALAKNFGKTSSHYQQVLRKARENKNRYALLVRNLDYSEYMAVKKFPLLNKGAYKGGLIIEQHTKREHPLGKIAERSVGYERVDENGYYTRVGMEGAFGEYLRGISGKRLKQKIAKGQWKPIGNDNIIEPKDGYDVYSTIDINIQDIAHHALLGQLEKYQADHGTVIVMEVKTGEVKAISNLGQTTDGKYYERLNYAIGESHEPGSTFKLVNLVAALEDKVIDTSSVIDTEKGSWKLYKHTIRDTKRGGHGKITMSTAFEVSSNVAFAKMIHEGYKNDPEKYVNRLMSMGIHKELGLPVVGEGKPVLRYPGDKGWSGLSLAQMAYGYEVSMTPLQTLAFYNAIANDGEMVKPRLLKEVKEWNKTIEKFEKKVLNPAICSQSTVKKVQQILKNVVEKDHGTGHRMYSKNFSMAGKTGTTQTNYVSKDKSKYEYISSFAGYFPADNPKYSCIVVIHKPDKSVGYYGADVSGPVFKSVAQKVYATSPLTSEVDVKNVLIAKNEDSHQGYYKAAQQKYSSMPNVKGMCGMDAVAILENLGIEVEVKGNGKVKNQSINKGTDLKSVKKIVLELI
- a CDS encoding UDP-N-acetylmuramoyl-L-alanyl-D-glutamate--2,6-diaminopimelate ligase — protein: MMHLKDILYGVRITAVSGTTSCDIASVCFDSREVQKGDAFVAIKGTLTDGHKYIDQVVAAGARAIVCEQLPADMIDDVTYVQVESGNQALALMASNYYGTPSKNLKLVGVTGTNGKTTVSSLLYQLFKKAGYKVGLLSTIKIMVDETEFPTKHTTPDALVINKHLKLMNDAGVEFCFMEVSSHGIHQKRTEGLVFEGAIFTNLSHDHLDYHKTFAEYRDTKKILFDQLPKTAFALTNVDDKNGLVMLQNTKARKASYALKNYADYRAQILENQFDGQLLKINDHELWTKLIGHFNAYNMLAIYATADLLGLEQLETLRLLSELENVDGRFQYYISKKKITAIVDYAHTPDALKNVLETINTLRTGNENVITVVGCGGDRDRSKRPVMGNIASEMSNKTIFTSDNPRTESPTEIISEMEAGVEPQNVKKILSIENREQAIKTACQLADDNDIILVAGKGHETYQETNGVRIDFDDFKIVKELLNSLEK